Genomic DNA from Anolis carolinensis isolate JA03-04 unplaced genomic scaffold, rAnoCar3.1.pri scaffold_21, whole genome shotgun sequence:
ggatgattcccaacaatacGATCATACgatccgctttgagtccccctcggggagaggaaggcgggatataaatattgcaaataaataaatactgagccACAGTGAGGCGTGTCCAGGTGCAGCCTGTAATAATACAACATGCGTCTGTCTCAGGGTTGGGGGCCGGGACAGAACAGGGGCTTTGTTGGTGTGCCGCCCACCCCCTGCCCATCCATCTCCCCACCTGAGccggcccgggggggggggtctcgGGCCCGGTGTTGGGGTCCAATGGCCAGTTGAGACTCAGGACTTCACGGCCGCCATGACAACCGTGGGTCTGTCCCAAAGGGTCCCTGGCCCCACCCATGCCGCTGGGCAGACAGACAGGTTTTGAGTCATCTACTCTGGTGAACCGTTGACCTTTGGCCCTGAAATATACCGTATAAGACTCACTGATCCCCAAACGGACTATGTTAATATATTTGGTCTAATGATCCCCGTCCCCTCGATCGAGGTTTGTTGTAACTGCTATTTACTGTTTATTTTAACAGTATAGTTTCACCTCATTTTAACAATGTGTTTTATTCTACTGGCCGTGTTGTGTATGTTGTTGCTTTATGACTGGAAacggccccgagtccctttggggagacagagcggaatataaatgaagttttcCTGACTTCGCTCCAGGCCTGGTCTTGTGTTCGGGGTTGTCGCACCTCGGCCTTGACTTGGGAAGAGCCTTGAAACCTGGCTTTTGGAGAAGAACTCTCCGTCCGCATGACACATTTTGCTTCGGTGTCCATTTTCCCATTGGTTGCACCTTGTTTTGTTAATTATTTGTTGTGACCACACGGTTCACCCCGGTCCAACTCTTCCACATTTTGTAGCACTTGACCAACTACCTCGTGTTTACAAAATCCGCTcagcgcacttttgcccagttcgtttttataaTTCTACTGTcgtattttaatatgcttttttacCAATGTTTTTGCTATCTTTCTGTTAATGTTTATTCTCATCCTTGCGTGGTTTTTGTTAACTGCtgaattttatgttttttattgtatttgcctgggctgttgccccatgtaagccaccccgaggcccttcggggagatggaggtggcgtatgagaataaagattattgttgttagaatcatagaatagtagagttggcagagacctcatgggccatccagtccaaccccattctgccaagaagcaggaaatcgcattcaaagcacccccgacagatggccatccagcctctgcttaaaagcctccaaagaaggagcctccacctcagcccggggcagagagttccactggtgaacagcccttctcaccgtgaggaagttcttcctgaggttcaggtggaatctccttcctttcctgtagtttgaagcccttgttccattgtgtcctagtctgcagggcagcagaaaacaagctccctccctcctccctgtgacttcccttcacgtatttgtacctggctctcatgtctcctctcagccttctcttctgcaggctaaacatgcccagctctttaagccgctcctcatagggcttgttctccagacccttaatcattttagtcgccctcctctggacgctttccagcttgtcaacatctcccttcaactgtggtgcccagaatgggacacagtgtgattccaggtgtggtctgaccaaggcagaatagaaagagggggagcaggacttccctggatctagacgctattcccctcttgatgcaggacagaatcccgttggcttttttagctgccgcatcacattgctggctcatgtttaacttgttccccacgaggactccaaggtctttttcgcacacactgctgtcaagccaggcatcgtcccccattctgtatctttgatttccattttttctgccgaagtgaagtatcttgcatttgtccctgttgaacttcattttgttagtttcggccaatcatctctctagtctgtcaagatcgttttggattctgctcctgtcttctggagtgttagctatccctcccagttttgtgtcatctgcaaacttgatgatcgtgccttctaacccttcgtctaagtcgttaataaagatgttgaacagaaccgggcccaggacggagccctgcttgtggcactccacttgtcacttctttccatgatgaagacgacgcattggtgagcaccctttgggttcgttcgcttagccaattacagatccacctaaccgtagttttgtctagcccacattttactagtttgtttgccagaaggtcgtgggggactttgtcgaaggccttactgaaatctagatatgctacatccacggcattccctgtatcgacccaactcgtaactctatcgaaaaaagagatcagattagtctggcatgacttgtttttggtaaatccgtgttgactattagcaatgaccgcatttgtttctaagtgttcgcagaccacttccttaatgatcttttccagaatcttgcctggtatcgatgtgaggctgaccggacggtaattgtttgggtcgttcttttttcccttcttgaagatagggaccacattcgccctcctccaatctgctgggacttctcccgttctccaagaactctcaaagatgatcgccagtggttctgaaataacttccgctagttccttcagtactcttggatgtagctgatctggccctggggacttgaattcgtttagagaggccaagtgttcctggacaacttgtctccctatttggggttggatttccccaaatccttcgtccattccgtgttgctgaggttgaagatggctttctttttgtgagaagaccgaggcaaagaaggcattgagcagttctgccttttccctgtcccttgtcgccatcaccccatcttctccttgcagaggccctatcgcctcctttttcttcctttttctaccaacgtaagcaaaaaagccttttttgttgttttttatgtacctggtaagcctgagctcattttgcgctttggccttgcttgttgttgttattattattattcaccttgctctaacacacaaactccacggcaggtttgagtctttttagtttattaacgATAGATAataaaaagttcttcaaaaagcaaaagtaaagcaccaaaagtcagttacaaatatagtcttaGGGTGTAAGTCAGGaactcacaaggaataaacaacatccaaagagAGCATGGCAATTCCAAGGAACATGGACACATGGGCTGCAAtaataatccaaagcacagcagggAAACTGGAGCTTGCTTCTGCGGTCacgagaaagttgctttgacaaaggcttTTCCCCGAACGCACCCCTTTACAAAACAcgaaggcatttctctgccccctCACCTCCCTTctgtttgcgattctcacactaCGCCGAACCCTCAATTCCAAACGCTCAGCCCTATCCGAGGAGCCCATaccatcaaggtcagcttgcttgTCATTTCGCTGAGACTCATTAGGAAGCTGGAACCTTCCACCTCCCTTCCTCCGCTCCCATGTCCGTGGTCACCTGGCCGGCTTCAGGGGCTTCTGGGTCATCCACTCCAACCCTCCCTGTGGGAAGCTGAACCTGCACCCTCTGCTCCTCATCCTCCAAATCTACAGGCCTTTCGGGGAGATTTTGAACCTGAGTCCCTCTTTCCTCATccgagtcaatctgaggttcaacCTGAGTCACAACAGGGGCGGGATGACCGTGACGGTGTTGTGGAAGCACTacgttgcgcttctccctggaacGGCACGCTTGACCACGTCTCCCTCTCCCCAGCATGACCTCAATGGGGGTCCCCAGGTCCCGgaactcccctcccccccccggaTGGTGACCTGTTGGAGGGGTGGAGGGCGATGGGCTTGAGGGGGAGGGTCAGCTCTCAGATGCCGAGGGACCGGAGGGTATTcgagggcaatgatgggcaaccttttgcgcttggggtgtcaaaattcaccaaaaaacctagcatgacttgggtggtgtgtcacttcgagaaaaaaactataatttcgcaatatgtatattttaaataataaaaatgtataattgtaatatttaactgtattcaataaatctaaaactatttactaccattatttccatgtacaacaatctatggtacctcttgcagtttccatgctgatttctctctattctagtttcaatgtagtcatgaataatgaataatataataataataataataatatagtaatatgataatatactacaatctatatatataaaagagtgagggcatcacggcagcggacaaaacaacaaaagtaaacaccccacaacctcgaaaattgacatcacaacccctcatccatgcctctaggttgatacaacaaaaagaaaagaaaaataaattcctaattagagggagaggaataataagtttttatccaattgctgccagttacaaggctaagctccacccacttggtctcctagcaacccactcagcccagtgttaataaaataatgataaaaaataaatacaaataaaaaattataaaaaacactaaaataattaatacaataaaatactataacaaaatgactaaaaataatacaacaaaataataaaatataatacataaaaaaaataagtgacaataaaattaatttaaaaaaatacaaataacgtcaaataaaaattccacaacaagttttaaccgataccaccaccactttgccacagcaacgcgtggccgggcacagctagtatatatatatgtatgtatgtaatgtgcatacttcccatggagtaaacaacaaaaccactggaccaaatcacaccaaatttggccacaaaagacacagtcatccaatcaatctgcatgcagcaaaaatggctaggcatgtcagtgctgacacgcgtgtcataggttggccatcagtgTTCTAGGGAGGGGgctcaccggggggggggggggtcttgtaaACACAAGGCAAAGGAGACGGATGGaacctgtcgcacctcagaagaGTTCACTTTGCTgttgacaccaagccacacacacaagatagtcttttgtagtgttattgagcaaaagcagtatatatataaaatcaaagctgAATATAAAtctagcgggatataaataaacgtattattattattattattagctgtgcccggccatgcgttgctgtggcgaagtctggttactttcccgccggagcagtacctattgatgtactcacatttgcatgtttttgaacttctggtttggcagaagctggggctaacagtgggggctctctccacttcccccaattcaaacctgcggcctttcggtccagaagttcagcagctcagcgctttaacacgctgcgccaccaggggatattattatctaaaggttgtgaatatacaatatttctgattgtttttttgtctgttggaggcaagtatgaatgctgcaattaggagaaatgattagcacgtaatggccttgcagctttaaagcctggctgtttcctccctgagtgaattttttgttgggaggtgttagctggccccggttgtatcctgtctggaattcccttgttttcagagtggtgttctttatttagtgttctgattttagagattgtattgttctgttttattatacaacagtaatttttatatattctgattttagtgtttttaaatacttggacccagattgtattcattacacggttcacagcaacataataataataataatgatagtaataataatgagtttAGTAATAGACGCtggttcactcccttctcagcttcctttctggaagaatcctttcttgggagatgttagctggccctgattgtttcctttgtggaattcccaatttccctgctttcagagtgttgctctttatttactgtcctggttttagagattatattgttctgtattattctatcacagtaattatttcatattacagtagaacctcactaatccaacattcgcttatccaatgttctggattatcaaacgtagtctgccttttagtagtcaatgtttttgtagtcagtgctttaaattcattgtgatattttggtggtaaatttgtaaatacagtaattactacatagcattaatgtgcatggaactactttttctgtcaaatttgttgtataatatgatgttttggtgcttaatttgtataatgatgatctaatttaatgtttaatcggcttttcctgaatcccttcttattatccaacatattcacttatccaacgttctgccggcctgtttatgttggataagtgagactctactgtatattgataatcttatatcatctgcttagaactggattatatgaggccctttcttcacagttgtataaaatgcacactgaagtggattatatggcagtgtggagtcaagatactccagttcaaagcagataatataagagtataaatgggttatagagctgtatgggagggacttgagtctacactgccatataatccagtgcaaattagataatctgtggaagaggcctaagtgaagcctaactctgcctgttcccggggctgagtaggttgctaggagaccaagtgggcggagcttaccttctaactggcagcaattggataaaaacaattattcctctccctctaattaggactttatttttcctttctttttgttgtatcaacctagagccgtggatgatgtgttgtcaaatttcgaggttggggggcctgtagttttgttgttttgtccgctgctctgatgccatcactcttttatatatatagatgatgatgatgattaaaataTAGTTCCCAGAGTAGTTGTGaaatagagtcaataaatccaatggtccataggcaaaaagcaagagtctattcccaaagatacaatagtccacaggttacaaggattcataaacaggagaatttccaaagcatgaagacatagaccatccactcagatgaagagAGAATTTGCTCTGACTgagatttgtctcccaacacacagaTATAAAAGCAACCCAAGAACGCATTTCTCTTTCCCTCAGTGGCCtcccgttttccagctaatctcaggctacgccgaggcattcctttccattgagaAAGCCCGAGATAGCAATGGAGCTTCTTGGCAGTCACGGTCAGACGGTTCTTTATCTTGCGCCTGAACAGGGGCCTGAGACAAatccagctcattatttccctTGGGAAGGTGTCCCTGGTTTTTATCTAGGACAGGCTGGTTCAGGAattcatccacaggctgcgcttctgaaccagcctgtagaACTCCATGATTTCCCATCCCCATGACACCATCCTGGAtttcatcttgcatcccatcatctggctcctgcatctgaaacccaaaatccccttcctcatcttcactctggctctgctgctgctgctgctgctgagtcacaacagagtcCTTGTCGGGGCCCTCGTTCTAAGGGCAAGGGCTGGCGCTCTCCTTGCCCGGAACTTGGGGGGCTAGCGAGGGACCCGGACCCTTCACTCGAGTGTGTGGGGACGACTCTGGGGCGCTCTGGGGGCAATTCAATATCCCTTTCTTTTGAAGTCCAGCAACAAGTGGCCGGGCAACTGAGGCCGGACAGCGCTCCCTATACGGTCTCCCCATAATTCAGCAATGGCTTACATGCAAACACCCCCTTCGATATAGTTGCGTCATCGAATGTAATTGGCAGGTGGGAGATGTGATTATAATAGTCTCTGCGGAGCCGCTTGATGGAACCAATTTTGACATCCGTAGGCCTTAGGATCTGTCCCAGGGACATCTTGACAGCTCTCATTGAAGCCCACCTGCCCCTATTTGAAAGGGAGTCCGAGGCTTCAAGAGCCAGCTTATTAGGTTGTAAAATCCCATGTTGATGTTGTAATGGCCAGTCTTGCCGGCCATCTGAGCCTCGCTCTGTTCTTCTAGGTTCCTCTTGTACCACTTCCACATGACCCTTGAGTACTCTGTATCTCCTGCGatctctccccttcccctcacaGAAACCGTTGTATTCCACGTTCAGCCCACCTCGGTCCCTCCCCTGCCCCCCCCTTGACCAGTCCTCCTCCTTAAGACGTGAGGCTTCTTCCCCACCTGTGTCCCAGGTGCATCGTTTGTCCACTGGGTTCTTTGCAATTCAGGAACACACCTGCAAACAGGCAGCGTCTCTAAAGGCTGGAAAGTGAGTCCTACCGATGGTCCCAGCAGTTCGCATACATTGGATGGTTCAGTCTTTCTGTGGCTCCCCAAGAGACTCACAGAAAGATGGCTGTGGGGCCAAGCCTTTGGGACAGGGCAATGAGGCAGGAATAGGACACttcaccctgctgaccggatTCCGTGTGGCTGACCCGAGACGGTTTTATACAACTGATTCTAAAGTGGAGACAACTGatttcagtgtgttgtcgaaggctttcatggccgggatcacagggttgttgtaagtctttcgggctgtgtggccatgttccagaagtattctctcctgacgtttcgcccacatctatggcaggcatcctcagaggttgtgaggtctggagaaactaagcaaggcaggtttatatatatctgtgggaagtccagggtgaggagttaatcaccctaatttgcattgaatggcttcatctactggctactttctgcctgggggcatcctttgttagctgcctctagttcccatgtctcagagtgttgcttcttatttactgttctgattcttgaggtttttttaatactggtagacagattttgttcattttcatggtttcctcctttctgttgaagttgtccacatgtttaagtatttcaatggcttctctgtgtaatctgttGAAAAGCAGGAGCCCCTTCCGGTGGAGAGGCGGGCgggcgaggaaggacaccacCAAAGTTGGATCCACAAACTGCAAAAAGCTGCTTATTTTGGTTTGCGTCTTTAAATTTCAGTCTTTCTAAGTCCCACCAACACTATACATCTCTGTACAACTCTCTTTCATAACCGTCTACTTCCAACTGTCATCTTCAATGGTCATCTCTCAACAGACATCCCTTAACTGTGTTCTAATCAGTCCCTGATcaggtcacatggtctgcagcatCTCCCACATCCTCAAGAACATAGTGTTAGGAAAGACTGCACACCCAAGGACACACATACACTTCAGTAATAAAACAACACATTATATACAGACAAATCATTAaacagaggaggcttgagaaggttgcctaTTTCCAACAAACAGAGTCCAGAGCAGGGTGACAGGAAATAGGCCAGAGTCCAGAATTTGAAATCGAGGGATCAGAGCCAAGGTCCAGGACAACAGTACGAAGGAATGCCGTTATCTGCTCCCAAAGAGCTGGTCTTTACCATAAGATTTCAGCTGTTCTCACTTCAGCAAGCGTTCACAGATCATCCGAGAAGTCTGGGATGCTTTCCTTGAGGAGGAAGAGGTCAGGGTAACCCCTTCAAAAATGGCTGCAATAATGAGAAGAGTCCTCCTCTGTGGGAGATCAAGTCAATCCACACAGACGGTTGTCCACGACACATAGAGAACAAGGTGGCGGCCTTCCTCTGTGCTTTTATTCTCTCATTTTTTGCCTGCCTATGGAGGGATGGGACCCTTGTCTGGCGGATTTTTTAAGTAGAACAGGGAATTGAAAGGAAGGTCTCTTCCTCTAAccgtgtgtgggtcctttgatgggaacgcagttttccactctgaatgaagctctttccacattccatgcactgatatggcttctcccctgtgtgggtcctttgatggccaCGCAGACCTCCACTGtggctgaaactctttccacattcaacgcattgatacggcttctcccctgtgtggctcctttgatgggaacgcagatatTCATTCcggctgaagctctttccacattcaatgcatttatgtggcttctctccggTGTGGGTCCTTTCGTGGGTATGCAGCTGTCCGctctgaatgaagctctttccacattccatgcattgatacggcttctcccctgtgtggatcctttgatggccaCGCAGATCTCCACcatgactgaaactctttccacattcaacgcattgatacggcttctcccctgtgtgggtcctttgatggcaaCGCAGATCTCGACTCCtaataaagctctttccacattccgtgcattgatacggcttctcccctgtgtggatctttTGATGAAAACGCAGATCTCCACTCCtaataaagctctttccacattccgtgcattgatacggcttttcccctgtgtgggtcctttgatggcaaCGCAGACCTGCACTGtgcctgaagctctttccacattcaatgcattgatatggcttctcccctgtgtgcatcctttgatgggaatgcagaGCTCCACTTTcgctgaaactctttccacattctatgcatgtatatggcttctcccctgtgtggatcctcagATGGGAACTCAGCTTTCCACTttggctgaagctctttccacattccgtgcattgatacggcttctcccctgtgtggctcCTTTGATGAGAATGCAGAGCTCCACTGttactgaaactctttccacattccatgcattgatacggcttctcccctgtgtgggtacTTTGATGGTAATACAGACCTCCActatgactgaagctctttccacattccatgcattgatacggcttctcccctgtgtgggtcctttgatgggaacgcagacctccactatgactgaagctctttccacattccatgcattgatacggcttctcccctgtgtgggtcctttgatgggaacgcagatttcCCCTCtgattgaagctctttccacattctgtgcattgatacggcttctgccctgtgtgggtcctttgatgggaacgcagatttcCCCTCtgattgaagctctttccacattctgtgcattgatacggcttctgccctgtgtgggtcctttgatgggaacgcagatttcCCCTCCgattgaagctctttccacattctgtgcattgatacggcttctcccctgtgtgggtccttaggTGTGAACGCAGATTTTCACTctggctgaagctctttccacattccatgcacttatgtggcttctctccagtgtggacCCTTTCGTGGGTATGCAGCTGTCCGctctgaatgaagctctttccacattccatgcattgatacggcttctcctctgtgtgggtcctttggtgGGAACGCAGACCTCCACtgtgactgaaactctttccacattccatgcattgatacggcttctgcCCTGTGTGGGTCCTCTGGTGGGAACGCAGAcctccactgtgactgaagctgtttccacattccatgcattgatacgtcttctcccctgtgtgggttctttgatgggaGCGCAGAATGTCCcttcgactgaagctctttccacattcgatgcattgatacggcttctcccctgtgtgggtcctttgatgagaacgAAGGTCTCCACtccgagt
This window encodes:
- the LOC134292305 gene encoding zinc finger protein 850-like is translated as MENLHPHSTSHIEEKLHKCMDCGKCFMWRSSLTTHQQTHTGEKAYQCMECGKSFSRSGNLRSHQRTHTGEKPYQCIECGKSFSRMDILRSHQRTHTGEKTYQCMECGKSFSRRDILRSHQRTHTGEKPYQCMECGKSFSHSGGLRSHQRTHTGQKPYQCMECGKSFTRSGDLRSHQRTHTGEKPYQCIECGKSFSRRDILRSHQRTHTGEKTYQCMECGNSFSHSGGLRSHQRTHTGQKPYQCMECGKSFSHSGGLRSHQRTHTEEKPYQCMECGKSFIQSGQLHTHERVHTGEKPHKCMECGKSFSQSENLRSHLRTHTGEKPYQCTECGKSFNRRGNLRSHQRTHTGQKPYQCTECGKSFNQRGNLRSHQRTHTGQKPYQCTECGKSFNQRGNLRSHQRTHTGEKPYQCMECGKSFSHSGGLRSHQRTHTGEKPYQCMECGKSFSHSGGLYYHQSTHTGEKPYQCMECGKSFSNSGALHSHQRSHTGEKPYQCTECGKSFSQSGKLSSHLRIHTGEKPYTCIECGKSFSESGALHSHQRMHTGEKPYQCIECGKSFRHSAGLRCHQRTHTGEKPYQCTECGKSFIRSGDLRFHQKIHTGEKPYQCTECGKSFIRSRDLRCHQRTHTGEKPYQCVECGKSFSHGGDLRGHQRIHTGEKPYQCMECGKSFIQSGQLHTHERTHTGEKPHKCIECGKSFSRNEYLRSHQRSHTGEKPYQCVECGKSFSHSGGLRGHQRTHTGEKPYQCMECGKSFIQSGKLRSHQRTHTRLEEETFLSIPCST